A single window of Magnetococcus marinus MC-1 DNA harbors:
- a CDS encoding TrkH family potassium uptake protein: MAVLIRNEVDGVRLVVQSFAMVIIIGALLLFTPWSAADPAGHPVSWLDALFTSTSAVCVTGLVTLDTGQDFSFLGQAVILALIQVGGLGFLTFTNFFIAIQGGRLDFMRRAMLATTHGTLPGEVHPGALLRHIVLFTFALEGVGAVLLTGRFALEMPFTEALWMGIFYSISAFCNAGFGLLSDSLMPYRDDPLVNLTIMGLIVTGGLGFVVFTDLSHRLVLWRRGQPGRLSLHSRMVLIMTGILVPLGTVLFFLLEQGGTAAGENGVSSALSALFLSITSRTAGFNTIDTARLTAPTLYLVILFMAVGGSPGSTAGGMKTTTVGIMAAMLMSRLRNREGVEFLDRTIPAQAVLTAMLTFAAFAVLAVAGFLALLISETGLQAYDPAHDRSLALLFETVSALATVGLSTGVTAGLSAIGKVIIIVLMFVGRLGPLVLGLTLMGRRPRERYKLPDESVNVG, encoded by the coding sequence GTGGCTGTGTTGATACGTAACGAAGTGGACGGCGTCCGCTTGGTGGTCCAATCCTTTGCGATGGTCATCATCATCGGTGCGCTGCTGCTGTTTACCCCCTGGTCGGCAGCCGATCCCGCTGGCCATCCGGTTTCCTGGCTGGATGCCCTGTTTACCTCCACTTCTGCCGTCTGCGTGACCGGGCTGGTCACTCTGGATACCGGGCAGGATTTTTCCTTTCTGGGTCAAGCTGTCATTCTGGCGCTGATCCAGGTCGGTGGATTGGGTTTCCTGACCTTTACCAACTTTTTTATCGCCATTCAGGGGGGACGGCTCGATTTCATGCGCAGGGCCATGTTGGCCACCACCCACGGTACACTCCCTGGGGAGGTCCATCCCGGTGCCCTGCTGCGGCACATCGTGCTCTTCACTTTTGCCCTGGAGGGCGTTGGCGCGGTGCTACTGACCGGGCGTTTCGCCTTGGAGATGCCCTTTACCGAGGCGCTCTGGATGGGAATTTTCTACTCCATCTCCGCCTTCTGCAACGCGGGTTTTGGCCTGCTCTCGGACAGCCTGATGCCCTACCGGGACGATCCGCTGGTCAACCTGACCATTATGGGATTGATCGTCACCGGCGGATTGGGATTTGTTGTCTTCACCGACCTCTCTCATCGTCTGGTGCTCTGGCGGCGGGGACAACCGGGGCGGCTCTCCCTACACAGCCGGATGGTCCTGATCATGACCGGTATTCTGGTTCCGCTTGGCACGGTGCTGTTCTTCCTGCTGGAGCAGGGTGGCACAGCGGCCGGGGAGAACGGGGTCTCGTCGGCGTTGTCGGCGCTGTTCCTCTCGATCACCTCCCGCACCGCTGGTTTCAATACCATCGACACCGCCCGCTTGACCGCGCCTACCCTCTACCTGGTGATCCTGTTCATGGCGGTGGGCGGCTCGCCGGGCTCCACGGCGGGGGGTATGAAAACCACCACGGTGGGAATTATGGCGGCCATGCTGATGTCGCGGCTGCGCAACCGTGAGGGGGTTGAATTTCTAGACCGAACAATCCCCGCTCAGGCGGTACTCACCGCCATGCTGACCTTCGCGGCTTTCGCGGTACTGGCGGTGGCTGGATTTCTTGCCCTGTTGATCAGCGAAACGGGGTTGCAGGCTTACGACCCCGCCCACGACCGAAGTCTGGCGTTGCTGTTCGAGACGGTCTCCGCCTTGGCGACCGTGGGATTGTCCACCGGGGTGACAGCGGGGCTCTCTGCCATCGGCAAAGTAATCATCATTGTGTTGATGTTTGTGGGTCGCCTGGGTCCTCTGGTATTGGGGCTAACGCTGATGGGACGACGGCCCCGGGAGCGCTACAAACTGCCTGACGAGTCCGTCAACGTTGGATAG
- a CDS encoding potassium channel family protein, whose translation MNERFLVAGLGAFGRQAALALANGGGVVLAVDIDDRAVDAVKDHVARAICCDATDEHAMEAVGAYDVDVAVIAIRRAFDIAVLTTHSLQMRRIPKILVQVDSERQGDAILAVGATEVIIPHRDIAIRTANRLLHGNLVEMLPLDKNIAVVEWSCPGEFAGRDLRALDLRRKWGISVLAVQRAAADRQESGATLVNPPADTVLHLGDNLVLMGAHEHLVRVSRLGTANGA comes from the coding sequence ATGAACGAGCGGTTTCTAGTCGCTGGGTTGGGTGCTTTCGGGCGGCAGGCGGCGTTGGCGTTGGCCAACGGCGGCGGCGTGGTTCTAGCGGTTGACATCGATGACCGCGCGGTGGATGCGGTGAAGGACCACGTCGCCCGGGCCATCTGCTGCGATGCCACCGACGAACATGCCATGGAGGCCGTGGGGGCCTACGACGTGGATGTGGCGGTCATCGCCATCCGACGTGCCTTTGATATCGCGGTGCTGACGACCCATTCTTTGCAAATGCGGAGGATTCCAAAGATCCTGGTGCAGGTGGATTCGGAGCGACAAGGCGATGCCATTTTGGCCGTGGGAGCCACAGAGGTGATCATTCCCCACCGCGACATCGCCATCCGTACCGCCAACCGGCTGTTGCACGGCAACCTGGTGGAGATGCTGCCCTTGGACAAGAATATCGCGGTGGTGGAGTGGTCCTGCCCCGGGGAGTTCGCCGGGCGAGACCTGCGTGCCCTGGATCTGCGGCGCAAATGGGGTATCAGCGTTCTAGCTGTACAGCGTGCGGCGGCGGACCGGCAGGAGAGCGGAGCAACGCTGGTCAACCCGCCGGCGGACACCGTGTTACACCTGGGAGATAATTTGGTCTTGATGGGTGCCCATGAACATCTCGTCCGAGTATCACGTCTAGGCACCGCGAATGGGGCGTAG